In Elusimicrobiaceae bacterium, one genomic interval encodes:
- a CDS encoding DUF2344 domain-containing protein, whose product MMAMQPGGFREKKNPAVRPGAAEAVSRVRIRLARGGQAARVSPREQLQLFREMVSVSGLDYAVKSGNVKMSFGPAIVEGYESRSEYADLFLKGFVDSAGAAASLCAVCPAGYEVLGVRRVPVQFPSVEEMLAAVSYTVRGGFDGTLDEFDGFVGGCGPILREKSDGRVLALNPAELVLKTSMPEPGVLGLLMAVGAGRNLRPELLLGRHSGRELAPGRDIKVIREEFFWKSSDGSLIPVWD is encoded by the coding sequence ATGATGGCAATGCAGCCGGGTGGCTTCAGGGAAAAGAAAAACCCGGCGGTGCGGCCGGGCGCGGCGGAGGCGGTTTCGCGCGTACGGATCAGGCTGGCTCGCGGCGGGCAGGCCGCACGCGTAAGCCCGCGCGAGCAACTGCAGCTGTTCCGGGAGATGGTGTCCGTGTCCGGGCTTGATTACGCGGTTAAATCGGGCAACGTGAAAATGTCGTTCGGGCCGGCAATCGTTGAGGGTTATGAAAGCCGTTCGGAATACGCCGATCTGTTTTTGAAAGGTTTTGTTGACAGCGCGGGCGCGGCGGCCAGCCTGTGCGCGGTTTGCCCGGCCGGTTATGAAGTGCTTGGGGTAAGGCGCGTACCGGTGCAGTTTCCGTCGGTGGAGGAGATGCTTGCGGCGGTCAGTTACACGGTGCGCGGCGGGTTTGACGGCACGCTTGACGAGTTTGACGGTTTTGTGGGCGGGTGCGGGCCGATCCTGCGTGAAAAATCCGACGGGCGGGTGCTGGCGCTTAATCCGGCGGAGCTGGTGCTCAAGACGTCAATGCCGGAGCCGGGCGTGCTTGGGCTGCTTATGGCAGTGGGTGCGGGCCGTAATTTAAGGCCGGAGCTTTTGCTGGGCCGTCACAGCGGCAGGGAACTGGCGCCGGGGCGTGATATAAAGGTTATAAGGGAAGAGTTTTTCTGGAAGTCTTCGGACGGCAGTTTAATACCCGTCTGGGACTGA